The DNA segment ACCGACTCCGGTCCAGTCTATCCACATCGCGACGGTTCGGTGACATCGCTTGTTTCGATTTTGTTTCTCATTTCTTTCTTCAgtgctttctctctctctctttcttcttatcttgtttctctctcttcttctcGCATTGTTTCTCTCTATCTCTTAACACACACAGAACAACCCGCGACGGAGGCTCCGACCCGAATTGGACGGCTCGACACCAGCTCCGAACACTTTCATGTGTCCCAGCCTCAATCTCATTTCGCTCCCTTTCTCACCGATTTTCATCTTCTTGTTTTCACCATTGACGCCGAATCTGTGAGTCCTTTATTCCCATTTCCTCTCCCTTTTGGACCAAGCTCCGAATCGGACCAAGCTCTCAATTCTTGTCTCTCTCATTTTTCTTTCGCTTTTATTCTTTTGAACTGTATTGCGACCTTTGTTGCTACAATAGGGTAATTTCAATTCCAATGTCAATTCCTAAATATTctgatttttttctctttttcttttttaggtTTGAGATTTTAGGGTTCTGAAGTTTCTGGGTCTAACCCTGGGGGATATTGATTTGAATGAGGGGGAAAGGAGCCCGGGATTAGGGTTTCCTCGGAAGCGTTGTTTTTGTTGGGAAAAATAGAGAGGGTATATTTGGGACTAGGAAGAGGCTTAGGTTTAGAAGATAATGTGTATACTGTGTGTGATTCAGAAGTGGTCTCGCCGGGTTGCTACAATGCTACCTTGGTTGGTTATTCCGTTAATTGGTTTATGGGCACTTTCTCAGCTTCTGCCGCCTGCTTTTCGCTTCGAGATTACTTCGCCTCGTCTGGCTTGTGTTTTTGTGTTGTTGGTTACTCTTTTCTGGTATGAGATTTTGATGCCTTGGTTGTCGGCTTGGCGCGTGCGGAGGAATTCACGGATTAGGGAGAGAAAGAGGTTTGAGGCCATAGAGATGCAGAAGTTGAGGAAGACAGCTACTAGGCGGTGCCGCAACTGCTTGAGTCCCTACAGGGATCAGAACCCTGGTGGGGGTCGGTTTATGTGTTTTACCTGTGGTCATGTTTCTAAGAGGCCGGTTCTAGACTTGCCTGTGCCTCCCGGGTTAGGGATTTCCAATTCCAGTATAGTTAAGGATTTGGTTGGAAAAGGTGGCAAGATATTAAATAGCAAGGTATGGTCTGAAAATGGATGGATGTGCGGTCAGGACTGGTTGGAGAATGGCAATTGGGCTGGTGGGTCTATTCCAGGTAATCCTAGCAACTGGAGGACGAGTGATAATCCTGGTCTTTTTGGTGGAGCCGAGCATTGTTTGACTGAAAGGTCATATTGTGGTCTTTTATTTTTGGTTTGCAAGCTTTTGACTTCTTTTTTCAAGAGCATTAGATGGCTATGGAGAAAGGCTTTTAGAGTTAGTTCAAGTGAAGAATGTTCGTCTGATGCTGAACATAGAGCGTTCTTGGCAAAGAGGGGTGAAAATGGAGCAAGCCTCAGCGAAAGTAGAGGGGAAAAAGCACGTAGGAAAGCTGAAGAGAAAAGACAGGCTAGGATAGAGAAAGAACTTTTGGAGGAAGAAGAGAGAAAACAGAGGGAGGAGGTTGCAAGGTTAGTGGAGGAGCGTAGGAAACTGAGAGATGAAAAAGTGGAAGCAGAAAAAGATCACAGCAGATCATCAAATCCTGGTAAGGAGAAAGAGCGCAGGAAGGAGACTGAAAGGAAGCGtcaggaaaaaagaaaagagaaagacaagGGGTCTAGTAAGAGCAACTCCGACGCTGAAGAATTGGAGAGAAGAGCTGGCAAGGAAAGTGAGCGGAAGCGGGATTTCGACAGAAAGAGTGAAAGTGATCGCCGAGAGCAACAGAAATCTGGGTTGGAGAGTGGCAAGGGTCAGAGTACGGACAATGCACATAATAAAAATGTCCCTGCAAACAATTATAACCGAGGAGGTACTGGAGCAAGGTATCTTGACCGCATGCGGGGCACTTTTTTGTCTTCTTCAAAAGCTTTTGGTTTCAGTAGGGGCAATAATATTCCAAGCACTGTGGTGAAAGAAAACAAGTTTAGTAGTTCTGTAGATCATGTTCATACTGCTCCCAGCAGGAGAGAAGTATGTCCTCCTGAGCGTCCTGCTGCAAAATCCTATTTAAATGGTGATGATAGAAATATCACTCACTCTGTAAGTTGTTTTGCTTTCTATTTCCTTTTCTTTGCCTTTTTACAATACTGTTTTAGCAGGTTATGTTGAGTGTTGATTAGTGATGGAATGCTAGTTACCTTTTTTTCCATATAAGAAAAACATGTGAGGATTTTACAGATCAATATCACTTTCAAATGTCTGGACAAGGCTTTTGCTGTTGTTTTATCTCTAAACGTGTGTCTTGTCATTAACTTCCATTTTGTTTGTTGGCATTCTAAACTTTCTGTCTTTGAGATTTtttaacataacataattatttgatgctctaattaataataattgcTTGGTATTATTagtgtatataattattatgctCTTTTTAATATGAATTGCTTCCTATAAGTTTATATGATTATGATGCTCTAGTTAATATTAATTGCTTGCTATAAGTTTATATGATTATGAATCTATGATGCTCTAGTTAATATTAATTGCTTGCTATAAGTTTATATGATTATGAATCTATGATGCTCTAGTTAATATTAATTGCTTGCTATAAGTTTATATGATTATGATGCTCTAGTTAATATTAATTGCTTGCTATAACTATATATGATTATGATGCTCTAGTTAATATTAATTGCTTGCTATAACTGTATATGATTATGTTCGTTGCACACTGAAAAAATACGTACTTATGAAACAGTATTATCATGATTATTTTCCTTGTAGGTACTCCCTGAACCACAGCCATGGACTGCAGCACCTAAAAAATCATGGCAACAATTATTTACTCGGTCTTCATCTGTTCCTCAATCTTCAAATTCCAATGTAATTTGCAGACCAAATTCCAAAATTCAAGCAGAAACCAAAAGCCCTCAGTTGTCTTCCCAGTCACCAGTTACACAAACATTTACTAATCCTATTCAGTTTGGTCTTCCATCACCATTTAATATTTCCACCCAGGCAAGTGTACCAACTAGTAGTAGTCTAGGTTTTTCTCCGGCAATTGATCCATTTTTTTCTCTTGTTGGAAATACATCACATGTTTCTCGACAAGATGAACCAGAACTTTTTGAAGACCCCTGTTATGTTCCTGATCCGGTGTCCTTGCTTGGGCCTGTTTCTGAGTCACTTGATAATTTTCAGTTGGACTTGGGAACTGGCTTTGGGACAGAGAATGCAGGAACAAAACCACACTCTTTAAAAAGCATATCTGCCAGTTCTGATGTTAATAGGCCATCTCCAATTGAGTCACCATCATCCCGAGAAAAGCATAGCTGTTCTAATTGGTTTGCCAGTACCCCAAAGAGCCAAGACAGGCGTGGTTTTGCCCTGGATGATTCAGCTGCAAATGGGAAGGGAACCTGGCAGATGTGGAGTTCTTCTCCGCTTGTTCAAGATGGTTTAGGTTTAGTAGGTGGTCCAGGAAGCTGGCTGTTATCCTCACAAAGAAACATACCAAACAAGGATGAT comes from the Phaseolus vulgaris cultivar G19833 chromosome 8, P. vulgaris v2.0, whole genome shotgun sequence genome and includes:
- the LOC137826578 gene encoding stress response protein NST1-like, whose translation is MCILCVIQKWSRRVATMLPWLVIPLIGLWALSQLLPPAFRFEITSPRLACVFVLLVTLFWYEILMPWLSAWRVRRNSRIRERKRFEAIEMQKLRKTATRRCRNCLSPYRDQNPGGGRFMCFTCGHVSKRPVLDLPVPPGLGISNSSIVKDLVGKGGKILNSKVWSENGWMCGQDWLENGNWAGGSIPGNPSNWRTSDNPGLFGGAEHCLTERSYCGLLFLVCKLLTSFFKSIRWLWRKAFRVSSSEECSSDAEHRAFLAKRGENGASLSESRGEKARRKAEEKRQARIEKELLEEEERKQREEVARLVEERRKLRDEKVEAEKDHSRSSNPGKEKERRKETERKRQEKRKEKDKGSSKSNSDAEELERRAGKESERKRDFDRKSESDRREQQKSGLESGKGQSTDNAHNKNVPANNYNRGGTGARYLDRMRGTFLSSSKAFGFSRGNNIPSTVVKENKFSSSVDHVHTAPSRREVCPPERPAAKSYLNGDDRNITHSVLPEPQPWTAAPKKSWQQLFTRSSSVPQSSNSNVICRPNSKIQAETKSPQLSSQSPVTQTFTNPIQFGLPSPFNISTQASVPTSSSLGFSPAIDPFFSLVGNTSHVSRQDEPELFEDPCYVPDPVSLLGPVSESLDNFQLDLGTGFGTENAGTKPHSLKSISASSDVNRPSPIESPSSREKHSCSNWFASTPKSQDRRGFALDDSAANGKGTWQMWSSSPLVQDGLGLVGGPGSWLLSSQRNIPNKDDFLVSSSQNSMASFFNKEDNIISSTSSPQNVFLPNGHSSENFSPVTGSTGYDPWLQSALFPPLSGGLTAQETATQNDMIYGSPSESASSRGHDGSPANCWSKNEWPVDGSVESIGKSAVSRPYSGGLQPTSDVQSFWSFD